The Athalia rosae chromosome 7, iyAthRosa1.1, whole genome shotgun sequence genome window below encodes:
- the LOC105683326 gene encoding 17-beta-hydroxysteroid dehydrogenase 13-like isoform X2 yields the protein MLLRIYSLVVLALDLLMLFIGIWFAIIVALFRTLRPPPLKSLQGEVALVIGAGRGVGREIALQLSQLNVTVACMDIDADMCEATTRRARQSGTASSYVCDVTNRDQVAEVVEKIRSDMGEITMLLHCCGVPSPRALIHDPPEIRQTMDVSVLSHFWLLDSVLPCMQRAGRGHIVALSSVAGLSGGATRGGRVPLSTAQFAVQGLAESLHTELRHTNSNILVTLIHVYPFIVGAEVAKDIRLRIPSYFGTMPAAEAAKQILDGVRRNYAEFSVPGYLLYLGHILRILPKKASFMLRDLLDTGVDFG from the exons ATGCTGCTACGAATATATTCCTTAGTAGTGCTGGCACTTGACCTCTTGATGCTCTTCATTGGAATCTGGTTTGCGATAATAGTTGCCTTGTTCAGAACTCTTAGACCTCCACCGTTGAAGAGTCTTCAGGGAGAAGTTGCATTA GTAATCGGTGCTGGTCGGGGAGTAGGTAGGGAGATTGCTCTTCAGTTATCTCAGCTTAATGTCACTGTTGCTTGCATGGATATAGATGCAGACATGTGCGAGGCTACTACAAGACGTGCTCGTCAGTCTGGTACTGCAAGCTCCTATGTTTGCGATGTGACCAACAGAGATCAGGTTGCGGAagttgtggaaaaaattagatctGATATGGGTGAAATCACAATGCTCTTACATTGCTGCGGAGTTCCTAGTCCCAGAGCTCTAATTCATGACCCACCAGAAATTCGGCAAACCATGGATGTCTCTGTGCTTAGCCACTTCTGG CTCCTGGACTCGGTGCTACCTTGTATGCAGCGCGCGGGTCGTGGCCATATCGTTGCTCTATCGTCGGTAGCAGGTTTGTCGGGTGGAGCAACTCGAGGAGGTCGTGTCCCGCTGTCTACAGCTCAGTTTGCAGTCCAAGGGTTAGCAGAGTCTTTGCATACTGAACTCAGACACACAAACAGCAACATACTGGTAACATTGATTCATGTCTACCCATTTATTGTCGGAGCTGAAGTTGCCAAGGATATAAGACTGAG aataccCAGCTATTTTGGGACCATGCCTGCTGCTGAGGCAGCAAAACAAATTTTGGATGGAGTAAGAAGAAATTACGCCGAGTTTAGTGTACCTGGATATCTTCTGTACCTCGGTCACATCCTCAG AATACTCCCGAAAAAGGCGTCGTTCATGCTGCGGGATTTACTAGACACCGGTGTTGATTTTGGATGA
- the LOC105683235 gene encoding ATP-binding cassette sub-family C member 5-like, with protein MDEEPRNNRSCESQKDDNGHLACDENSAGFKNMVEKSPLRSVERGHPGTYVPRRGVQRYKDAMKILIPIRPTRGNKNISPVDGAGFFSTLSFSWIAKLSYKAYKTGININELPNMSQYDSCDYNADRIELLWMDELAKKGPEKSSFSWVAWRFCRTRILLANAAFILNLALGFVSATVIMQNLLLYVESKEADYSVGLYWALMLILVELGRLMFYALQIGMNIRTGVRLKAACMTLMYRKVIRVNNLGSKSIGEVINICSNDTQRFGELILHGPTIVSAPITTIWGIYYLWKFMSPMAITGVIVLILYYPIQLVVSRLAGYYQNEARQASDKRIRLTNEILNCIKLIKMYAWENRFCKDLLDVRKKEEDLLLKSTYCQSFSVAFAPAVPIASIIVSCLAHISAGNNLTAAQVFPYVSLLDSRFRISLNVFQYGIECIVAAGISFNRVKSILLLEEGNCKISKPIIKSQAIAIIHGTFSRNTRNDQEYNKSDSRMVKRNNGPPRPVEKSETDKLNKPPEGSEFAEVLFDISIEIPKGQLIGICGQVGSGKSSLILAALGQLQISEGQVLRDGSCAFVSQQAWITNNTLRENILFGEQYDHSLYEKVIYASNLNPDIDMMPAGDLTEIGEKGINLSGGQKQRVALARALYANRDIYFLDDPLSAVDSLVGSFIFDNLILGALKGKTVIFVTHQIQYLMRCDEIYMMQNGRIIEHGDHNDLIKLDNQYASMVAAVSADNENKIQNPDNDHHPKDHLQSVERIPLPNKARPSQTASTNFQNKKKQVEKSDTPDASLIINEKLHQGTIKADTYHTYILAIGGYLSCFLVISAFLLSVGMSAFSSWWLALWINAGGGNATIGGNNETVVSDNIMDNPDFEYYRGIYAGSIGVLLLTSLLRATIFTKACFRASTQVHNDLFKKIIASPMRFFETTPIGRIQHFFSRDMDEVDNRLPYALTCVLQGAFTLIFAVLVICIVFPWFVLPMCFLGFVYYYISKISQVAIRDLTRMSNISRAPVLSLLMTTVEGISTIHAFGAEDDFKAKFTRAFDENGKCTFMWQACIRWLGIRVDLLAVVITAITAFLVVGLHDRVPAALAGLAISYSFHISGVFQYTLRMVSEAEVRFISVERMYSNIKTLETEGSDRQISFKPPSTWPVAAKINFKNVSLAYRAGTPLILKNISMFFRPGEKIGIIGRTGAGKTSLTVALYRLVELTEGTIEIDNVDISKISLSELRRKLSIIPQDPVLFSGTIRSNLDPFKNHTDAEVWEALEKTQLKSRVQSLTGHLDASVGFGGDNLSVGERQLLCLARALLRNSKILVLDEATAAVDRETEVAVQNTIQQEFVNCTVLTIAHRLQTVTSSDRILVMDHGEVLEFDTPLILLANPSSEFSRMIAAAKRLEADE; from the exons ATGGATGAGGAGCCCAGGAATAATAGAAGTTGCGAATCCCAGAAGGATGACAACGGACACCTGGCTTGTGATGAAAATTCAGCAGG ATTCAAAAATATGGTTGAGAAGAGCCCTCTCCGATCAGTTGAACGAGGACATCCCGGAACATACGTGCCGAGAAGAGGTGTGCAGCGATACAAAGATGCCATGAAAATTCTAATACCGATTCGCCCGACTCGAGG gaataaaaatatctctcCTGTTGATGGTgctggatttttttctactctttctttttcgtggATTGCCAAATTATCATACAAGGCCTACAAAACCGGAATAAATATCAATGAGTTGCCAAACATGTCTCAATATGACTCTTGCGACTACAACGCAGACAG AATAGAATTATTATGGATGGATGAGCTGGCTAAAAAAGGACCAGAAAAATCGTCTTTTTCGTGGGTGGCTTGGAGATTCTGTCGAACGCGAATCCTACTAGCGAATGCAGCATTCATTCTAAATCTTGCATTGGGATTTGTAAGCGCT ACTGTGATTATGCAAAATCTACTGCTTTACGTTGAATCTAAAGAAGCCGATTATTCGGTGGGTCTTTATTGGGCATTAATGCTTATTTTGGTTGAACTGGGCCGCCTGATGTTTTACGCACTGCAAATCGGGATGAATATTAGAACTGGAGTAAGATTAAAGGCAGCGTGTATGACCCTGATGTATAGGAAAGTGATTCGAGTCAACAATCTAGGGAGTAAGAGCATCGGAGAG GTGATCAACATTTGTTCAAACGACACCCAAAGGTTTGGAGAACTGATTCTACATGGACCAACAATAGTCAGTGCACCGATCACAACGATCTGGggaatatattatttatggAAATTCATGAGCCCTATGGCCATCACTGGAGTCATTGTGTTAATTCTATATTATCCCATAcag CTCGTGGTATCTCGCCTGGCCGGATATTACCAAAACGAGGCTCGTCAAGCATCGGACAAAAGAATAAGACTGACTAATGAGATCTTGAACtgcataaaattaattaaaatgtacGCATGGGAGAATCGATTTTGTAAAGATCTACTAG acgtgagaaaaaaagaggaggatcTTCTTCTGAAGAGTACGTATTGTCAGAGTTTCAGCGTCGCTTTCGCACCGGCAGTGCCGATTGCATCGATAATTGTATCGTGTCTTGCACACATATCCGCCGGCAACAATTTGACGGCGGCACAG GTATTCCCATACGTATCTCTTCTGGATTCTCGATTTCGCATTTCGCTCAATGTTTTTCAATACGGAATAGAGTGTATTGTAGCAGCAGGCATATCCTTCAACAGAGTAAAG AGTATTCTACTTCTTGAAGAAGGCAActgtaaaatttcaaaaccgaTCATTAAATCTCAGGCGATTGCAATAATTCATGGGACTTTTTCGCGCAACACCCGGAATGACCAGGAATATAATAAATCTGATTCAAGGATGGTGAAGCG AAACAATGGACCACCGAGACCAGTGGAGAAAAGTGAAACAGACAAATTAAATAAGCCACCAGAAGGTTCTGAATTTGCTGAAGTTTTGTTTGATATATCCATTGAGATACCTAAAGGTCAATTGATTGGAATTTGCGGGCAAGTCGGAAGCGGAAAGTCCAGCCTAATTCTCGCTGCACTCGGTCAACTTCAAATATCTGAGGGGCAGGTGTTGAGGGATGGCTCTTGTGCCTTTGTCAGTCAGCAGGCTTGGATAACAAACAACACCTTGAGAGAAAACATTTTGTTTGGTGAACAATACGATCATAGTTTGTATGAAAAAGTTATCTATGCATCCAACCTAAACCCTGACATTGACATGATGCCTGCGGGAGATTTAACGGAAATTGGCGAGAAGGGAATCAACCTGTCCGGTGGTCAGAAGCAGCGAGTTGCATTGGCTAGGGCACTTTACGCAAATAG GGATATTTACTTTCTGGATGATCCATTGAGTGCCGTTGACTCCCTGGTCGGGTCTTTCATCTTCGATAACCTTATTCTTGGAGCTCTGAAAGGCAAAACTGTGATTTTTGTCACACATCAAATTCAG TATTTGATGCGATGCGATGAAATTTACATGATGCAAAATGGCAGGATAATTGAACACGGGGATCATAATGACCTGATCAAACTTGACAATCAATATGCATCCATGGTAGCAGCCGTCTCAGCGGACAATGAGAACAAAATACAGAATCCAGACAATGA CCATCATCCTAAAGATCATTTGCAATCGGTCGAACGGATTCCATTACCTAACAAAGCACGACCTAGTCAGACAGCCAGCACTAATTtccagaacaaaaaaaaacaagttgaaaAATCTGATACCCCAG ACGCATCCTTGATTATTAATGAAAAACTCCACCAAGGAACCATAAAAGCGGATACATACCACACTTACATTCTGGCTATCGGGGGCTATCTTTCTTGCTTCCTAGTAATCTCCGCATTTCTTCTATCCGTTGGAATGTCAGCGTTTAGTTCTTGGTGGCTGGCATTATGGATAAATGCTGGAGGGGGC aatGCAACGATCGGAGGAAACAACGAAACTGTAGTTTCTGATAACATAATGGATAATCCTGACTTCGAGTATTACCGAGGGATCTATGCTGGGTCAATCGGTGTTTTATTATTAACAAGCTTGTTACGCGCCACCATTTTTACCAAAGCATGCTTTAGAGCATCGACTCAAGTGCACAATGATTTATTCAAGAAAATTATTGCCAGCCCAATGAGGTTTTTTGAGACTACCCCGATCGGCAGGATCCAACATTTCTTTAGCAGAGACATGGACGAAG TGGACAATCGTCTTCCCTATGCTCTGACGTGTGTTTTGCAAGGCGCATTCACACTGATATTTGCTGTACTCGTAATATGCATTGTATTCCCTTGGTTTGTTCTTCCAATGTGCTTTCTCGGCTTTGTTTATTACTACATCAGTAAAATATCCCA AGTAGCCATCAGGGATCTAACACGAATGAGTAACATATCTCGTGCACCGGTCCTCAGCCTGCTCATGACGACGGTTGAAGGGATCAGCACAATCCATGCTTTTGGAGCAGAGGATGATTTTAAGGCAAA ATTCACTCGTGCATTCGACGAAAATGGGAAATGTACCTTCATGTGGCAGGCATGCATAAGATGGCTGGGGATCCGCGTTGACTTATTAGCAGTAGTAATCACGGCTATCACCGCATTTTTGGTCGTTGGCTTACACGATCGAGTGCCAGCGGCGTTGGCTGGCTTGGCTATATCATACTCGTTTCACATTTCGGGAGTATTCCAGTATACTTTAAGAATGGTTTCAGAAGCTGAAGTTCGGTTTATCAGTGTAGAAAGAATGTATTCTAATATTAAG ACTCTAGAAACCGAAGGCAGTGACAGACAGATTTCATTCAAACCACCATCCACTTGGCCAGTAGCAGCaaagataaatttcaaaaacgtCAGCCTAGCATACAGAGCTGGAACTCCCCTCATACTCAAAAACATTTCAATGTTCTTCAGAcctggagaaaaaattg GTATCATTGGACGGACAGGAGCTGGGAAGACTTCCTTAACGGTTGCATTATATAGGCTAGTCGAGTTGACAGAAGGTACAATAGAAATAGACAACGTTGATATATCTAAAATAAGTCTTTCAGAGCTGAGAAGGAAGCTGTCGATAATCCCGCAAGATCCGGTATTATTCAGTGGGACCATAAG GTCAAATCTAGATCCTTTCAAGAATCACACCGACGCAGAAGTTTGGGAAGCACTGGAAAAGACCCAACTGAAATCAAGAGTGCAATCATTGACTGGGCATCTCGACGCTTCAGTTGGATTTGGCGGGGACAACTTGAGCGTGGGAGAACGACAGCTACTCTGTCTGGCTAGAGCTTTGCTCAGAAACTCCAAG ATTTTGGTCCTTGATGAGGCGACTGCCGCTGTGGATCGAGAAACGGAGGTGGCAGTTCAGAACACAATACAGCAAGAATTCGTCAATTGCACAGTTCTCACGATAGCACATAGACTCCAGACTGTTACGTCGTCTGACCGAATCCTCGTCATGGACCATGGTGAGGTACTCGAATTTGATACCCCACTCATTTTACTAGCAAATCCAAGTTCGGAATTCAGCAGAATGATCGCAGCTGCTAAACGACTTGAAGCCGATGAATAA
- the LOC105683326 gene encoding 17-beta-hydroxysteroid dehydrogenase 13-like isoform X1 codes for MVNSKSIERPTMLLRIYSLVVLALDLLMLFIGIWFAIIVALFRTLRPPPLKSLQGEVALVIGAGRGVGREIALQLSQLNVTVACMDIDADMCEATTRRARQSGTASSYVCDVTNRDQVAEVVEKIRSDMGEITMLLHCCGVPSPRALIHDPPEIRQTMDVSVLSHFWLLDSVLPCMQRAGRGHIVALSSVAGLSGGATRGGRVPLSTAQFAVQGLAESLHTELRHTNSNILVTLIHVYPFIVGAEVAKDIRLRIPSYFGTMPAAEAAKQILDGVRRNYAEFSVPGYLLYLGHILRILPKKASFMLRDLLDTGVDFG; via the exons ATG GTCAATTCAAAATCTATTGAACGTCCCACAATGCTGCTACGAATATATTCCTTAGTAGTGCTGGCACTTGACCTCTTGATGCTCTTCATTGGAATCTGGTTTGCGATAATAGTTGCCTTGTTCAGAACTCTTAGACCTCCACCGTTGAAGAGTCTTCAGGGAGAAGTTGCATTA GTAATCGGTGCTGGTCGGGGAGTAGGTAGGGAGATTGCTCTTCAGTTATCTCAGCTTAATGTCACTGTTGCTTGCATGGATATAGATGCAGACATGTGCGAGGCTACTACAAGACGTGCTCGTCAGTCTGGTACTGCAAGCTCCTATGTTTGCGATGTGACCAACAGAGATCAGGTTGCGGAagttgtggaaaaaattagatctGATATGGGTGAAATCACAATGCTCTTACATTGCTGCGGAGTTCCTAGTCCCAGAGCTCTAATTCATGACCCACCAGAAATTCGGCAAACCATGGATGTCTCTGTGCTTAGCCACTTCTGG CTCCTGGACTCGGTGCTACCTTGTATGCAGCGCGCGGGTCGTGGCCATATCGTTGCTCTATCGTCGGTAGCAGGTTTGTCGGGTGGAGCAACTCGAGGAGGTCGTGTCCCGCTGTCTACAGCTCAGTTTGCAGTCCAAGGGTTAGCAGAGTCTTTGCATACTGAACTCAGACACACAAACAGCAACATACTGGTAACATTGATTCATGTCTACCCATTTATTGTCGGAGCTGAAGTTGCCAAGGATATAAGACTGAG aataccCAGCTATTTTGGGACCATGCCTGCTGCTGAGGCAGCAAAACAAATTTTGGATGGAGTAAGAAGAAATTACGCCGAGTTTAGTGTACCTGGATATCTTCTGTACCTCGGTCACATCCTCAG AATACTCCCGAAAAAGGCGTCGTTCATGCTGCGGGATTTACTAGACACCGGTGTTGATTTTGGATGA